The genomic stretch ATGGTTGGTTGAGCAAACAGCAAGTCTTGGAAATTGGTCAAAGCATGCATAAAAATGATTATGGTCAATATTTGATTTCATTGGTGGAAGAAACCGAATGAGTTTAGTGAGCTTGATTGATCTGCCGGATTTAGGCGATGAGAGAGGGGGGTTGATTGCAATTGAATCAAATCAAGGCATCCCTTTTGAGATAAAGCGCTTATATTACATCTTCAACACGACAAACCAAGCGCGTGGATTTCATGCTCATATTAATTTAAAGCAAGTCGCCATATGTTTGAAAGGAAGCTGTCGATTTATTTTAGATGATGGCTCTAAAAAAGAACACGTTGTATTAAATACGGCGACAAAAGGATTATTAATAGAAGGGCTGGTTTGGCGTGAAATGCATGATTTTTCAGAAGATTGTGTGTTGCTAGTCTTGGCGAGTGAGCACTATGACGAAGCTGATTATATTCGTGATTATGATGCATTCCTAAGAGAGGTAGATAAACCTTTTATTCATCCGCTTTCAGATGTTCAATCTATAAAAATTGGTCAAAAAACCAAAATTTGGCAATACAGTGTGATCTTAAGTGGCGCGAGCATTGGTGGAAATTGTAATATTTGCGCACATACCTTAATTGAAAATGATGTAGTTGTCGGCAATAACGTGACCATTAAATCAGGTGTATATATTTGGGATGGTATTACCTTAGAGGACGATGTATTTATCGGCCCATGCGTTGTGTTTACTAATGATAAAAAGCCACGTTCTAAGCAATACCCGACAGAGTTCCCGCAAACAATCGTAGAAAAAGGAGCCAGTATTGGTGCCAATGCTACGATTTTGCCAGGCATAAGAATTGGTCAAAATGCTTTAATTGGAGCGGGTGCTGTAGTCACCAAAGATGTACCAAACAATGCCATTGTGGTAGGAAATCCTGCTTATATTAAAGGATATACAGAATAATGATCCCTTTTCTCGATTTAAAAAATATTAATCAACAATACCGCGATGCACTGATTGAAGCTTGCACTCGTGTGATTGATTCGGGGTGGTACATCGGTGGTCAGGAATTGGAGAAATTCGAACGTCACTTTGCCGATTACTGTGGTACTCGATACGCGATTGGCGTAGCGAATGGCCTAGATGCACTTATTTTGGTATTACGGGCTTGGAAAGAATTGGGACGCTTGAACGATGGCGATGAAGTTATTGTGCCATCGAATACTTATATTGCCAGTATACTGGCAATTACAGCAAACAATCTAACGCCTGTTTTAGTAGAGCCGAATGTCGATAGTTATAATATTGATCCTTTGAAAATAGAAGCAGCAATTACAGCTAAAACCAAAGTGATATTGCCTGTACATTTATATGGGCAGTTGGCTGAAATGCCTGAAATTATGCAAATTGCAAAAAAACATCATCTGCTGGTACTTGAAGATTCAGCACAATCACATGGTGCTGAAATTGATGGGAAAAAGGCAGGTGCTTGGGGTGATGCATCCGGCTTTAGTTTTTATCCAGGGAAAAATTTGGGTGCACTGGGTGATGCTGGTGCAGTCACAACCAATGATGCAGAGCTTGCGCAGATGTTACTTGCATTACGCAATTATGGTTCGCATGAAAAGTATAAAAACTTGGTGCCTGGCGTGAATAGTCGTCTAGATGAAATTCAGGCTGCAATGCTGGATATAAAGCTTCAGTTTTTAGATCAAGAAGTTCAGCATCGCCGTCAGATTGCTGATTTATATTTAACTGAAATTGTTAACCCATTAATTCAATTGCCTTTAGAGCAGATTGATGCAGAGCAATATAATCAACATGTGTGGCATCTTTTTGTGATTCGGACCAAGCATCGTGAAGCATTGCAGAAATATTTGGCAGAGCATGGCGTACAAACCTTAATTCATTACCCGATCCCACCACATCAGCAGCAGGCTTATAAAGCATGGAACGCGTTGAGCTTTCCTATTTCAGAGCAAATCCATGCTGAAGTACTCAGCTTACCTATGGAGCCGACCTTAAGCATTGAAGATGCGAAAAAGATTGCTCAACTTTGTAATGGCTTCGAAGTTTAAAATCAATGAATCTAATCAAAATAAGTGTACTCAATGGCGTTGCTGTTTTAATTAAAACAGCAACCATGTTTATCCTCAATAAAATTTTGGCAGTCTATGTTGGGCCAGCAGGTTATGCCGCCATCGGGCAATTCCAAAATTTTATTCAGATGGTGACCAGCTTTGCAGGTAGTGCAATTAATACTGCCATAATTAAATATACTGCTGAGTATCATGATGATAGGCAAAAGCAAATAAATATTTGGAAGACATCGGGTAGTATTATTCTAATTTCTAGTCTGTTCTCTGCATTTTTAATTATAGTCTTTCAAAACCAAATAGCATTATATGTTTTTCACTCATTAGAATATAAGGCGGTTTTAGTTTGGTTTTCATGTTTTTTGATATTCTTTACTTTCAACTCATTTATACTAGCTATTCTTAATGGTCTTCAGGAGATGAAGAAACTTGTAATAGTAAATATTATGGGTAGTATTTTTTCTCTTATTCTAACAAGTCTCCTTGCAATATATTATAATTTATATGGAGCGCTAGTAGCATTATCAATTTATCAATCATTAGCTTTTATAGTAACCATATTACTATGTTCTAAACTTAACTGGCTTGTTCTCTCAAATTTTTTTGGAAAGATTGATAAAGAAATAACTAAGAAATTAGCTGCATTTGCATTGATGGCTTTGGTGAGTGTGTTCTTTGGTAATATGGCGCAAATATTATTGCGAAATCTTATTATAGATCAGTTTGGATTAGTTCATGCTGGATATTGGGATGCAATGACACGATTAAGTAATGGTTATTTATTATTTGCTTCAACAGTTTTAGGTGTTTATTACTTACCTAAGCTGTCTCAGTTAAAAAGATATCAGGAAGTAAAGACGGAAGTCCTTTTGGGATATAAGTTTATTTTACCTGTTGCTATTGTTTCATCGGTTTTAATATATATATTTAGAGACTTCGTAGTTAAAACTCTCTTTACTGAAGATTTTTTACCAATGCTTGAGTTAATGGTTTGGCAGCTAATTGGTGATGTTACAAAAATTGGAAGTTGGATAGTAAGCTATATGATGCTAAGCAAAGCAATGACGGGAATATTTGTTGTCACTGAGACTATATTTGCCTTAAGTATACTTCCAATAACGTATGTATCAATAACTTATTTTGGTTTTAAAGGTATTGCTATTGCATTTTTTATAAATTGTTTAATATATTGGATAGTCTGTGGTTTTTTTTCAATGATTAAATTAAAAAGTTTGGAGCCTTGATGATGCATGCTTTATGTTCAATAGTTGTTCCTGTCTTTAATGAGGCAACAAATATAGAAAAATGCTTTGAGATTCTTCATAAACAAACTTATAAAAATATTGAAGTTGTCTTTATAAATGATGGTTCTACAGATGATTCAAAAACAATACTGACTCAGATGGCTGAAAAACATTCAGACATAAAAGTTAAAATAATTGAGCAGGAAAATCAAGGTGCAGCAGCTGCACGAAAAAAGGGTATCATACAATCTTCAGGCGATTATATTGCATTTTTAGATTGTGATGATGAACTTTCAGAAAATGCAATTTTTGAAGCAATGACAAGCTTTAGAGTTGAAATAGATATTGTTTTATTTCATCTAAAGTATCAGAGTCAAGTAAACGAGGGGCTGAGGGAGGTTAATGATTTCTTA from Acinetobacter pullicarnis encodes the following:
- a CDS encoding WxcM-like domain-containing protein, which gives rise to MSLVSLIDLPDLGDERGGLIAIESNQGIPFEIKRLYYIFNTTNQARGFHAHINLKQVAICLKGSCRFILDDGSKKEHVVLNTATKGLLIEGLVWREMHDFSEDCVLLVLASEHYDEADYIRDYDAFLREVDKPFIHPLSDVQSIKIGQKTKIWQYSVILSGASIGGNCNICAHTLIENDVVVGNNVTIKSGVYIWDGITLEDDVFIGPCVVFTNDKKPRSKQYPTEFPQTIVEKGASIGANATILPGIRIGQNALIGAGAVVTKDVPNNAIVVGNPAYIKGYTE
- a CDS encoding DegT/DnrJ/EryC1/StrS family aminotransferase, giving the protein MIPFLDLKNINQQYRDALIEACTRVIDSGWYIGGQELEKFERHFADYCGTRYAIGVANGLDALILVLRAWKELGRLNDGDEVIVPSNTYIASILAITANNLTPVLVEPNVDSYNIDPLKIEAAITAKTKVILPVHLYGQLAEMPEIMQIAKKHHLLVLEDSAQSHGAEIDGKKAGAWGDASGFSFYPGKNLGALGDAGAVTTNDAELAQMLLALRNYGSHEKYKNLVPGVNSRLDEIQAAMLDIKLQFLDQEVQHRRQIADLYLTEIVNPLIQLPLEQIDAEQYNQHVWHLFVIRTKHREALQKYLAEHGVQTLIHYPIPPHQQQAYKAWNALSFPISEQIHAEVLSLPMEPTLSIEDAKKIAQLCNGFEV
- a CDS encoding O-antigen translocase — encoded protein: MNLIKISVLNGVAVLIKTATMFILNKILAVYVGPAGYAAIGQFQNFIQMVTSFAGSAINTAIIKYTAEYHDDRQKQINIWKTSGSIILISSLFSAFLIIVFQNQIALYVFHSLEYKAVLVWFSCFLIFFTFNSFILAILNGLQEMKKLVIVNIMGSIFSLILTSLLAIYYNLYGALVALSIYQSLAFIVTILLCSKLNWLVLSNFFGKIDKEITKKLAAFALMALVSVFFGNMAQILLRNLIIDQFGLVHAGYWDAMTRLSNGYLLFASTVLGVYYLPKLSQLKRYQEVKTEVLLGYKFILPVAIVSSVLIYIFRDFVVKTLFTEDFLPMLELMVWQLIGDVTKIGSWIVSYMMLSKAMTGIFVVTETIFALSILPITYVSITYFGFKGIAIAFFINCLIYWIVCGFFSMIKLKSLEP